From Rickettsia endosymbiont of Ceutorhynchus obstrictus, a single genomic window includes:
- the tnpC gene encoding IS66 family transposase yields the protein MNNVLSDRIIELEKLVELLEVTNQRLLQENKELKIKLIELEDRLNKNSSNSGLPSSKDIYRIEKKTRPKSDKNPGGQAGHKYNAYQIKTSDINVDIMPDEEICKCGGSLLLEEKYRTHQKIEIPVIKPVVTEYRLYRKVCSLCNRRYKAKLDNYRLLGKNAESIISSLSGFFNNSKREVQSILNQIFNLDISLGLISNTENRISVKLEDKYNELLNKIEESSYLHLDETSSNNKGSRHWCWVATNKAFTVFKLANSRGQKILESFLPEYEGKIISDRYAAYNMFDSSNRQICLAHLRRDFKRFAHSHNASLAKIGSDLLCVTDTIFRLYNLHKENKLDKPRYLAVMQKIKKIMLYYLQDVANTEYLQAQRVANNILKSFDMIWLFLDDSQIELTNNLAERQIKHFVKYRKNSFFTWSLRGDRFLERIKSLYATSKLQGINPFCHLLKLA from the coding sequence ATGAATAATGTTCTATCCGATCGAATTATAGAGTTAGAAAAGCTAGTAGAATTACTAGAAGTAACCAATCAACGGCTTTTACAAGAAAATAAAGAATTAAAGATTAAGCTAATAGAGTTGGAAGATAGGCTAAATAAGAATTCTAGCAATTCTGGTCTTCCTAGCTCTAAAGATATATACCGGATAGAGAAGAAGACAAGACCCAAGAGTGATAAAAATCCCGGGGGACAAGCAGGTCATAAATATAACGCTTATCAAATAAAAACGTCAGATATCAATGTTGATATTATGCCCGATGAAGAGATTTGTAAGTGCGGTGGTTCATTGTTATTAGAAGAAAAATATAGAACCCATCAAAAAATAGAAATTCCTGTTATCAAACCTGTTGTTACGGAATATAGGTTGTATAGGAAAGTATGCTCTTTATGTAATAGAAGATATAAAGCAAAACTAGATAATTACCGATTATTAGGGAAGAACGCTGAAAGTATAATTAGTTCTTTAAGTGGATTCTTTAATAATAGTAAGAGAGAAGTACAATCAATATTAAACCAAATATTTAACCTTGATATTAGTCTTGGCTTGATCTCTAATACTGAGAACAGAATATCAGTTAAGTTAGAAGATAAATATAATGAATTATTGAATAAAATTGAAGAAAGCAGTTACCTTCATTTAGACGAGACAAGTTCTAATAATAAAGGCAGTAGACATTGGTGCTGGGTAGCTACGAACAAAGCTTTTACGGTATTTAAGCTAGCTAATTCAAGAGGACAAAAGATATTAGAAAGTTTTTTACCTGAATATGAAGGGAAAATAATAAGCGATAGATATGCGGCTTATAATATGTTTGACAGCAGCAATCGTCAAATATGTTTAGCTCATTTGCGTAGAGATTTTAAAAGATTCGCTCATAGTCACAATGCCTCTCTTGCTAAAATTGGTTCAGACCTTCTTTGCGTAACTGATACGATATTTAGGCTTTATAATTTACATAAAGAAAATAAGTTAGATAAACCTCGATATTTAGCAGTAATGCAGAAAATTAAAAAGATTATGCTGTATTACTTGCAAGATGTCGCTAATACTGAATACTTACAAGCCCAAAGAGTAGCAAATAATATACTAAAATCATTCGATATGATATGGCTCTTTTTAGATGATTCACAAATAGAGCTAACTAATAACTTGGCAGAACGACAGATAAAGCATTTTGTTAAATATCGAAAGAATTCTTTTTTTACATGGTCACTAAGGGGCGACAGATTCTTAGAAAGGATTAAGTCACTTTATGCTACTTCTAAACTCCAAGGCATTAACCCTTTCTGCCATTTACTAAAATTGGCGTGA
- a CDS encoding lipid A biosynthesis lauroyl acyltransferase (Acylates the intermediate (KDO)2-lipid IVA to form (KDO)2-(lauroyl)-lipid IVA), translated as MKKFLKNIRYLFEYFVVVTAMKILSLFGIDRAGNICSFIARKIGILLAVNKIARRNIQNVFGDSVDTEAIIDQTWDNFGRFIGEFPYISSMQEQELLQRIEITGVENIEEFRKAGQPFLLFAGHFANWDIALKLIHKFYPKFSIIYRKANNPYVNRLINEIRSSDKLKLIPKGAEGSRGLINAIKQGDAIAMLVDQKMNDGIEVPFLGTPAMTPHAIAKIALQFKYPIIPCRIVRTRGSHFKAIVHPPLIFQQTGDDKVDYYNIMLNINQILGEWVKQNPGQWFWFHNRWKK; from the coding sequence ATGAAAAAATTTTTAAAAAATATTAGATATTTATTTGAATATTTTGTTGTTGTTACGGCAATGAAGATATTAAGCCTATTCGGTATTGATCGAGCCGGAAATATCTGTAGCTTTATAGCTAGAAAAATCGGTATATTACTAGCAGTTAATAAAATTGCTCGGAGAAATATCCAAAATGTTTTTGGGGATAGCGTGGATACCGAAGCAATTATCGATCAAACTTGGGATAATTTCGGTCGTTTTATCGGAGAATTTCCTTATATCAGCAGCATGCAAGAACAAGAATTATTGCAAAGAATTGAAATAACCGGCGTAGAAAATATAGAAGAATTTAGAAAAGCCGGACAACCGTTTTTATTATTTGCCGGTCATTTTGCCAATTGGGATATTGCGCTTAAACTTATACATAAATTTTATCCTAAATTTTCTATAATATACCGTAAAGCTAACAATCCGTATGTTAATCGGTTAATTAATGAAATTCGCAGTAGTGATAAATTGAAGCTGATTCCAAAAGGAGCAGAAGGAAGCAGAGGTTTAATTAACGCGATAAAACAAGGCGATGCTATTGCTATGCTTGTTGATCAAAAAATGAATGACGGTATAGAAGTACCGTTTCTAGGAACTCCTGCCATGACTCCGCACGCTATTGCTAAAATTGCCCTGCAATTTAAATATCCGATTATACCGTGCCGGATAGTCCGAACACGGGGTAGTCATTTTAAAGCAATAGTTCACCCTCCCCTTATATTTCAGCAAACAGGCGATGATAAAGTTGATTACTATAATATAATGCTAAATATTAATCAAATTTTAGGAGAATGGGTTAAACAAAACCCCGGACAATGGTTTTGGTTTCATAACAGATGGAAAAAGTGA
- a CDS encoding 6-pyruvoyl trahydropterin synthase family protein translates to MIKCTRRIEFDAGHRIIGHQNKCQFLHGHRYILEVTAAAKNTNKLGMIVDFGEIKLFAKKWIDDNFDHSLILHQDDKEIGEKIASWTGQKIYYMQDNPTAENIALHLKNDIFPKIFTGQSFIITSLKLFETPNCFVEV, encoded by the coding sequence ATGATAAAATGTACCCGTCGGATTGAATTTGATGCCGGACATAGAATTATCGGGCATCAAAATAAATGTCAATTTCTGCACGGTCACCGATATATTCTTGAAGTAACCGCTGCCGCTAAAAATACTAACAAACTAGGAATGATAGTTGATTTCGGCGAAATTAAGCTTTTTGCCAAAAAATGGATAGACGATAATTTTGATCATAGCCTTATCTTACATCAAGACGATAAAGAAATAGGAGAAAAAATAGCTAGTTGGACGGGTCAAAAAATATATTATATGCAGGATAACCCTACTGCCGAAAATATTGCACTTCATTTAAAGAATGATATTTTCCCTAAGATTTTCACCGGTCAAAGCTTTATTATTACTAGCCTTAAGTTATTTGAAACGCCTAATTGTTTCGTTGAGGTATAG
- a CDS encoding TAXI family TRAP transporter solute-binding subunit, whose product MMNIRLAFWIVIGIFFVYNKVLAEPKTAQQTIKVATGSILKGYYAIGLDLCKTIKIANKNIKCEVVPTNGGVENLKLLKEGKVDLALVQSNIAVEAFEGIGYYQNQEKMQNLRQVLNLYDEFFTVIAKDDDKIKVFADIEGKKISNGPGFSSSNITYDALRQLYNFTKEPIDVDINYEDSIKKFCNKEIDVIMMMVGHPNPLISLIANSCEVDFVSIENAKITELIKSNRAFRKGILHEGLYPGITESQTTVVVPAILVTREYLDFELLDKFIGAFHRNVAHFKHANYLLQDLDIKYFADISNFVLPKHEAVRNRQ is encoded by the coding sequence ATTATGAATATAAGGTTAGCGTTTTGGATCGTTATTGGTATATTTTTCGTTTATAACAAGGTTTTAGCTGAACCGAAAACCGCCCAACAAACCATTAAAGTTGCTACCGGTTCTATTTTAAAAGGTTATTATGCGATCGGTCTTGATTTATGCAAAACTATTAAAATTGCTAATAAAAATATTAAATGTGAAGTAGTCCCGACAAATGGCGGCGTAGAAAATTTAAAATTATTGAAAGAAGGCAAAGTAGATTTAGCTTTAGTACAGTCAAATATTGCAGTGGAAGCCTTTGAAGGCATAGGTTACTATCAGAATCAAGAAAAAATGCAAAATTTACGGCAAGTATTAAATTTATATGATGAATTTTTTACCGTTATTGCTAAAGACGATGATAAAATAAAAGTTTTTGCCGATATTGAAGGAAAAAAAATATCTAACGGACCGGGATTTTCTAGTAGTAATATTACCTATGATGCTTTGCGTCAATTATATAATTTTACTAAAGAACCGATAGATGTTGATATTAATTACGAAGATTCTATTAAAAAATTCTGCAATAAAGAAATTGACGTTATAATGATGATGGTTGGGCATCCTAACCCTTTGATAAGTCTTATTGCAAATAGTTGTGAAGTTGATTTTGTCTCTATTGAAAATGCTAAAATAACTGAGTTAATAAAAAGCAATCGAGCTTTCCGTAAAGGAATACTCCATGAAGGGTTGTATCCGGGAATTACCGAAAGTCAAACTACGGTTGTTGTGCCGGCAATTTTGGTCACAAGGGAATATCTGGATTTTGAATTATTAGATAAGTTTATCGGAGCATTTCATAGAAATGTTGCACATTTTAAACACGCAAATTATTTGTTACAAGATTTAGATATTAAGTATTTTGCAGATATTAGTAACTTTGTTTTACCGAAGCACGAAGCAGTCCGAAATAGACAATAA
- the cutA gene encoding divalent-cation tolerance protein CutA produces the protein MQQYCIILTTTNSRKILDEIINILLDMNLASCIQIEDIKSYFKWEGKLTSEKEYRAIIKAKSDNYKKIEEIIVKIHNYEVPQIIKIDIDDGLKAYLNWISSEGNGL, from the coding sequence GTGCAGCAATATTGTATAATTTTAACTACTACTAATAGTAGAAAAATATTAGATGAAATAATTAATATTTTACTGGACATGAATTTAGCTTCTTGTATACAAATAGAAGATATTAAAAGTTATTTTAAGTGGGAAGGTAAGTTAACTTCTGAAAAAGAATATAGGGCTATAATCAAAGCTAAATCAGATAATTACAAGAAAATTGAAGAGATAATAGTAAAAATTCATAATTATGAAGTACCGCAAATAATAAAAATTGATATTGATGACGGTTTAAAAGCATATTTAAATTGGATAAGTTCCGAAGGAAACGGGTTATAG
- a CDS encoding pentapeptide repeat-containing protein, whose amino-acid sequence MSKEQIDLNVAIEKISPASKEIEDYIIAQRQAVSLDPNANLTLNQYLKDKYFKDKNVIAVADLSNRDFSKEGTDKIIDLAGGDFSGVILKNTSFKGCDLSNALFCDVDFDNAYFEDTILRNIDFRGATLENCRFSENYKNYSSLGKGQELEGIKYSTTSSLGRIYADVKAERFKRKEHEKTIVEKKQELNEIYKTLTVQQTAWYVIGRNTGNEKYDKLDAELKLMLHKNIFPPKDLVMHASFQNIFSSEHSIFDPAYIRGSNKEEKEQEIKLVSLTREDVISYLSERKTNEKLSLNDFAKSKLTTPLSQTVRVVADLSSKIDMLTNNEWRGRVDLSGLDFTGADLSEAIFAGSILTNCKFENTNISKANFESVELQNASFTNVNADNTNFFNTNIKNAVVEHSEFTHAFMSRSDGKEVVVKNSNFDYANIKDGKWDESKLVNSTFNYANLEGISLISADLQKVKMQHAILDNAILTGCKVIECDLSNSLMNKVEASKAEFRDTILKNIEAKGVNLTEAELDKLVTLEGADLQNAILKRINAEGVNFAKANLDLVQAQEANLRGSILTDATAKFANFRGAIFREAKAQGVNLSYSNLEKVDAQNADFTKALMRRVQAENADFTAVNFTKADLTRSNLKKAILVQIQAGKAILDGVNLYDVKLKEANINEATIDNETNIAHTDITNIKGNFVQDGQQISPLELKNKQEKLEVENKKNVQTTAQGFLKGVIDTVSLLPPTIRNVQGFKELYDNFIKFQEVDNKLLSDKLLVEERKNLQKQQAEYAANLIKGAQPVLKSYQSILNNPASSDFLKDNVAQAAIIPVLNAVLTPILTELYTPEAQATGVVIPNMFDRVSPRFIRDLLPVSINLVVSVLEGDSNQKMQDIYKNLAVRSENSRENIIGSAFEILSTDNVQNIINDDLIPFLKDTKNQEEFVKIAQNAMDNSLGREIPKKLFADTVNLAVDVSAAMLASTPQIIENYQEFTKYQSNSEKLLTNNNLSLEEKNNLVDEQKESIKNILKNTEIFVNNISPILENNLTEYFKNNINDILKFLDKPQVQDRIRSYDITPEFAKNSTKAILPFMEEILPLVTKLTKNSLEGENKEKLTELFSQIQEVMNAHPDNQSEKVGIVVKSLISFKKANPEIEKILEKEIPELLVKHADTLGPVVEEFLNKTEMGKKVKIQGEKIIQVLGEHAPALGKIVSSYSKGQYGAMVRPIFELLADKKVLGIITKSIINLSAYKFQESFVPNKIRNKVIGSEMNKTIVELLETQSTLSDKQINLALLFHERDKQLTEKEYSAMFSYSLRDKNLKGLSFEKSVLKFDNFKVKGFNFDNTKFKECSFKGAILEECSFKGTIFNEQVNFEGATIDAATLTTLIPAIKKYNAKHPDSRIALDKVKIAGDVSKIDFSGVVLNNPEFIKNNKVELQEDKETPKNDKQFKSVVMNNKKNGRGI is encoded by the coding sequence ATGTCTAAAGAACAAATAGATTTGAACGTAGCGATAGAAAAAATTAGTCCCGCTTCTAAAGAAATAGAAGATTATATTATTGCTCAAAGACAAGCGGTAAGCCTTGACCCAAATGCTAATCTAACTTTAAATCAATATTTAAAAGATAAATATTTTAAAGATAAAAACGTAATCGCGGTTGCAGATTTATCAAATAGAGATTTTAGCAAAGAAGGTACCGATAAAATTATCGATCTTGCAGGCGGAGATTTTAGCGGTGTTATCTTAAAAAATACTAGTTTTAAAGGATGTGATTTATCGAATGCTTTGTTTTGTGATGTTGATTTCGATAATGCTTATTTTGAAGATACTATTTTACGAAATATAGATTTTAGAGGTGCTACTCTTGAAAATTGCAGATTTTCCGAAAATTATAAAAATTATTCATCTTTAGGGAAAGGGCAAGAACTTGAAGGTATAAAATATAGTACTACCTCATCTTTAGGAAGAATATATGCCGATGTTAAGGCTGAACGTTTTAAAAGAAAGGAGCACGAAAAAACAATAGTCGAAAAAAAACAAGAATTAAATGAAATTTATAAAACTTTGACTGTGCAGCAAACTGCTTGGTATGTTATCGGAAGAAATACCGGTAATGAAAAATACGATAAGTTAGATGCAGAACTTAAATTAATGCTACATAAAAATATTTTTCCGCCGAAAGATTTGGTAATGCATGCAAGTTTTCAAAATATTTTTAGTAGTGAACACTCAATATTTGATCCTGCTTATATAAGAGGCTCTAATAAAGAAGAAAAAGAGCAAGAAATAAAGCTCGTATCTTTAACGCGAGAAGATGTTATAAGTTATCTAAGTGAAAGAAAAACTAATGAGAAGCTTAGTTTAAACGATTTTGCTAAAAGTAAATTAACTACGCCGCTTAGTCAAACTGTAAGAGTAGTTGCTGATTTATCAAGTAAAATTGATATGCTTACTAATAATGAGTGGCGCGGTAGAGTTGATTTATCCGGTTTAGACTTTACCGGTGCTGATTTGAGTGAGGCAATTTTTGCCGGTTCAATTTTAACTAATTGTAAATTTGAGAATACAAATATAAGTAAAGCAAATTTTGAAAGTGTTGAACTTCAAAATGCAAGCTTTACGAACGTTAATGCTGATAATACCAATTTCTTTAATACTAATATAAAAAATGCCGTTGTTGAGCATAGTGAGTTTACCCATGCTTTTATGTCTCGTTCCGATGGTAAAGAAGTAGTAGTAAAAAATTCAAATTTTGATTATGCGAATATAAAAGACGGAAAATGGGATGAGTCAAAACTTGTGAATTCTACATTTAATTACGCTAACTTAGAGGGTATTTCCTTGATCTCTGCGGACTTACAAAAGGTAAAAATGCAGCATGCAATACTTGATAATGCAATTTTAACAGGTTGCAAAGTTATAGAATGTGATTTATCAAATTCTTTAATGAATAAAGTGGAGGCAAGCAAAGCAGAGTTTCGTGATACTATTTTAAAAAATATAGAAGCTAAAGGAGTAAATTTAACGGAAGCTGAGTTAGATAAGCTAGTAACACTTGAAGGTGCGGATTTACAGAATGCTATTTTAAAAAGGATTAACGCGGAAGGAGTAAATTTTGCTAAAGCTAATCTAGATTTAGTGCAAGCTCAAGAAGCCAATTTACGCGGTAGCATATTAACCGATGCTACGGCAAAATTCGCTAATTTCCGAGGAGCCATTTTCAGAGAAGCTAAGGCTCAAGGTGTTAATTTAAGTTATAGTAATCTTGAAAAAGTTGATGCACAAAATGCGGATTTTACTAAAGCTTTAATGAGGCGAGTTCAAGCAGAAAATGCGGATTTTACTGCCGTGAATTTTACGAAAGCCGATCTTACTCGATCAAACTTGAAAAAAGCAATTTTAGTACAGATACAAGCAGGAAAAGCAATATTAGACGGTGTAAATTTATATGATGTTAAGCTAAAAGAGGCTAATATAAATGAAGCTACTATAGATAACGAAACTAATATTGCTCATACCGATATTACAAATATTAAAGGTAATTTTGTTCAAGACGGGCAGCAAATTTCGCCGTTAGAGCTTAAAAATAAGCAAGAAAAATTAGAAGTAGAAAATAAGAAAAATGTTCAAACTACAGCGCAAGGATTTTTAAAAGGAGTAATAGATACGGTTAGCTTGTTGCCGCCGACTATACGAAATGTTCAAGGATTTAAAGAATTATATGATAATTTTATAAAATTTCAGGAAGTAGATAATAAATTACTTAGCGATAAATTATTAGTAGAAGAGCGTAAAAATTTACAAAAACAACAAGCAGAGTATGCCGCTAATTTAATAAAAGGAGCGCAACCGGTTTTAAAAAGTTATCAATCTATTTTAAATAATCCGGCAAGCTCTGATTTTCTAAAAGATAACGTAGCGCAAGCGGCAATTATTCCGGTGTTAAATGCTGTCCTAACTCCTATACTAACTGAGCTATACACTCCGGAAGCGCAGGCAACAGGTGTTGTAATTCCTAATATGTTTGATAGAGTTAGTCCCCGTTTTATTAGAGATTTACTTCCCGTATCGATAAATTTAGTAGTAAGTGTTTTAGAAGGCGATTCAAATCAAAAAATGCAGGATATTTATAAAAATTTAGCTGTACGGTCGGAAAATTCAAGGGAAAATATCATTGGAAGTGCATTTGAAATATTAAGCACCGATAATGTGCAGAATATTATTAACGATGATCTTATACCGTTTTTAAAAGATACTAAAAACCAAGAAGAATTTGTAAAAATTGCTCAAAATGCTATGGATAATAGTTTAGGTCGGGAAATTCCTAAAAAACTATTTGCCGATACCGTAAATTTAGCCGTAGATGTAAGTGCTGCAATGCTTGCTAGCACGCCGCAAATTATTGAAAACTATCAAGAATTCACAAAATATCAAAGTAATAGTGAAAAACTTTTAACTAATAACAATTTATCGCTAGAAGAAAAAAATAATTTAGTAGATGAACAAAAAGAATCGATAAAAAATATTTTAAAGAACACTGAAATATTTGTTAATAATATATCACCTATTTTAGAGAATAATTTAACAGAGTATTTTAAAAATAATATAAATGATATTTTGAAATTTTTAGATAAACCGCAAGTTCAAGATCGTATAAGATCGTATGATATAACGCCGGAATTTGCTAAAAATTCTACGAAAGCAATATTACCGTTTATGGAAGAAATTTTGCCTTTGGTAACTAAACTTACTAAAAATTCTTTAGAAGGTGAGAATAAAGAAAAATTAACCGAACTATTTTCACAAATTCAAGAAGTGATGAATGCACATCCCGATAATCAATCGGAAAAAGTAGGAATAGTAGTTAAGTCTTTAATTAGTTTCAAAAAAGCTAATCCGGAAATAGAAAAGATTTTAGAAAAAGAAATCCCGGAATTATTAGTAAAGCATGCGGATACTCTTGGACCGGTAGTTGAAGAATTTTTAAATAAAACTGAAATGGGTAAGAAAGTAAAAATCCAAGGTGAGAAAATTATTCAGGTATTAGGAGAACATGCACCGGCTTTGGGAAAAATTGTAAGCTCATATAGTAAAGGTCAATACGGCGCAATGGTGAGACCTATATTTGAGTTATTAGCCGATAAAAAAGTACTCGGAATAATAACAAAAAGTATTATTAATTTAAGCGCATATAAATTTCAAGAAAGCTTTGTTCCAAATAAAATACGGAATAAGGTAATCGGGTCGGAAATGAATAAAACTATAGTTGAGCTTTTAGAAACACAATCAACATTATCTGATAAACAAATTAATTTAGCATTATTATTTCATGAAAGAGATAAACAATTAACGGAAAAGGAATATTCAGCGATGTTTTCTTATTCGTTAAGAGATAAAAATCTTAAAGGGTTATCTTTTGAAAAATCGGTATTAAAATTTGATAATTTTAAAGTTAAAGGATTTAATTTTGATAATACTAAATTTAAAGAATGTTCTTTTAAAGGAGCTATATTAGAAGAGTGTTCCTTTAAAGGAACTATTTTTAATGAACAAGTGAATTTTGAAGGGGCGACTATTGATGCTGCAACTCTAACAACGCTTATTCCGGCAATTAAAAAATATAACGCTAAACATCCGGATAGCCGTATTGCTTTAGACAAAGTAAAAATTGCAGGAGATGTAAGTAAAATTGATTTTTCAGGAGTGGTTTTAAATAATCCGGAATTTATAAAAAACAACAAAGTTGAGTTGCAAGAAGATAAGGAAACACCTAAAAATGATAAACAATTTAAATCGGTTGTTATGAATAATAAGAAAAATGGCAGGGGGATTTAA
- a CDS encoding dicarboxylate/amino acid:cation symporter: protein MKLWKKVTLGLILGVIFGSYLSSYVSYVKPIGDIFLRLIKMIIAPLIFFSLVSGITSMKDSSALGRVGMKAVLAFLGTTFFATVFGLAVALILKPGHGIHMDLGATHTVSTVATFNIFDFFVRIVPDNAIGAFANDDVLQIVFFAIFTGITLNKMGTTAEPVTDLIHLMSKMVLKMISFVIQLSPYGAFALTAWIVGMYGIEVMSSLSKLVMAVVVAMIFQYLIFGLLIYLFCRVSPIPFYKKSFEYQILAFSTSSSKATLATTMQVCRERLGISEASTSFVLPLGASINMDGFAINLSLTTIFFAQMMGVTLAPHDYLVIILTSTLGSIGGAGIPGASLIMLPMVLSSVHLPIEGVAIIAGIDRILDMLRTTINITGDATITLIIDNSEGTLDKEKYLA, encoded by the coding sequence ATGAAATTATGGAAAAAAGTTACCTTAGGGTTGATCTTAGGGGTTATATTCGGTAGTTATTTATCTAGCTATGTTTCGTATGTTAAGCCGATAGGCGATATTTTTCTGCGTTTGATTAAAATGATCATTGCGCCTTTAATTTTCTTTAGCTTGGTTTCCGGTATTACTAGTATGAAAGATTCTTCCGCTCTCGGTAGGGTAGGGATGAAAGCAGTATTAGCATTTTTGGGAACAACTTTTTTTGCTACGGTTTTTGGTCTTGCGGTAGCTCTTATATTAAAACCGGGGCATGGAATTCATATGGATCTCGGTGCTACTCATACTGTTTCGACTGTAGCTACTTTTAATATATTTGATTTTTTCGTACGCATTGTACCGGACAATGCAATAGGTGCTTTTGCCAACGATGATGTCTTACAAATTGTATTTTTTGCAATATTTACCGGCATTACTTTAAATAAAATGGGAACTACTGCAGAACCGGTTACGGATTTGATTCATTTAATGTCAAAAATGGTTTTAAAGATGATCTCATTCGTTATTCAATTATCGCCGTACGGTGCTTTTGCTTTAACGGCTTGGATAGTCGGTATGTACGGTATAGAAGTCATGAGTAGTTTGTCGAAGCTAGTTATGGCGGTTGTGGTTGCCATGATATTTCAATATTTGATTTTTGGGTTACTTATTTATTTATTTTGCCGAGTATCACCGATACCGTTTTATAAAAAGAGTTTCGAGTATCAAATTTTAGCGTTTTCTACCTCAAGCAGTAAGGCAACTCTGGCAACGACGATGCAGGTTTGTCGTGAACGATTAGGTATTTCCGAGGCTAGCACTTCGTTTGTATTGCCTCTTGGGGCATCAATCAATATGGATGGTTTTGCCATAAATTTATCCCTTACTACTATATTTTTTGCGCAAATGATGGGAGTAACACTGGCTCCCCACGATTATTTAGTTATTATTTTAACTTCTACGCTTGGCTCCATAGGCGGCGCCGGTATTCCCGGGGCTTCTTTAATAATGTTGCCGATGGTGCTTTCATCGGTTCACTTGCCGATAGAAGGGGTAGCTATTATTGCCGGCATTGATAGAATACTTGATATGTTACGTACGACAATTAATATTACGGGGGATGCAACAATTACCTTGATTATTGATAATAGTGAAGGTACCTTAGATAAAGAAAAATATTTAGCTTAA
- a CDS encoding universal stress protein: MYKNIIIPIDLADKKSIKAILPKALTFVTTFQAKLHFIYVISDFGMKMVEDYLPKNWVKEQKEKHREQVKELIKQYVPDEIEADYYIGRGAVYDEIIQYSNKVEADLIIISAVRPQLRDYMLGPNASKIVRHSSISVLVVRDENI, encoded by the coding sequence ATGTATAAAAATATTATTATACCGATAGATTTGGCGGATAAAAAATCAATAAAAGCAATATTACCCAAAGCTTTAACTTTTGTTACCACCTTTCAAGCTAAATTACATTTTATATATGTAATTTCTGATTTCGGCATGAAAATGGTCGAAGATTATTTGCCGAAAAATTGGGTTAAAGAGCAAAAGGAAAAACACCGTGAACAGGTAAAAGAATTAATAAAACAATATGTACCGGATGAGATTGAAGCAGATTATTATATCGGGCGTGGAGCAGTTTATGATGAAATAATTCAATATTCTAACAAAGTAGAAGCGGATTTAATAATTATTTCGGCGGTAAGACCGCAATTAAGGGATTATATGCTTGGCCCTAATGCTTCTAAAATCGTTCGCCATTCGAGTATTTCGGTATTGGTGGTAAGAGACGAAAATATCTAA